The genomic stretch GGCGATCCGAATCCGTCATTTCCAGGCTGTCCTTGCGCAGCAGTTCCCGCAGCCGGTAACCCTCATGAATGTTGGATTCCGACAGCAGCTCCGGCAGCAGGCTGTGGCCCACCTCGAATTCGCTGTTGGCATCGAAGTACACCTTGTCGATGGTGCCGCCGGTGGTGAAGATCTGGATCATGCGGTGATTCCTCGAAGATCAGTTCACACTGACCGTGTTGTTGCCAGCGGTCGCATAGGCCGCGTTTTTCTGCTGCTCGTACCGACGGGCGGCAGCAGCCACCGAGCCGCGGGCACCGGTGTCCAGCCAGCGTTTGATCCGGCCGGCATCGCCCAGGGGTGACAGAGTTCCGAGGGAATCCAGCAGCACCGTGATTACCCGCTTGCCGTTCATCTGCGAAATCATCACCAGACACCGCCCGGCTTCCGAAAGATAGCCGGTTTTGCTGAGGGACACGCCCCAGCTGTCCCGGTGCACCAGGGCGTTGGTGTTGCCGAATGACAGGCTGTAACGGGGATTCCGGAATCTGGCCCGGAAATAGTCAGTCGTGGTGTACTCATGGATCTCAGGGTAAGCCGCTGCCGCATTCACCAGCCTGACCAGGTCGGACGCAGTGGACACGTTGTTGGCTGACAGCCCGGTCGGATCCACGAAATGGGTACCAACCATGCCCAGTTCCCGGGCCTTGGCATTCATCGCGTCAATAAACGCATCAAATCCGCCCGGGTGACTGCGCGCCAGGGTGTACGCAGCAAAGTTTTCCGACGACATCAATGCGATCCGCATGACATCGGCGCGGCGCATCTCTGAATCAATGCGGATCCGGCTGTAGGCGTTGGCCGCCGCCGGCGTGTGGCGCTTCCGGAAGGTCAGCCATTCATCCAGGGACTGGCCGGACTCCAGTACCACCAGGGCGGTCATCAGTTTAGTGATCGAGGCAATGGGCACCGAGCGATTGGCATTCTTGCCGAAAATCAGCTCGTCTTCCCCGGCAACCGCCACCGCGGCATTCACCGAGGCGAGGTTGGGCCCGGCCTTGCCGGATGAGTTTGCTTCCTTTGAGGAATCCGTCTGCTGATGGGCCTGCAGGTTCCAGGACGCCAACGCCAGCAAAACCACCCAGAAAACCGCCATGCTCCGGTTACGCATGCGTCAAAACCTCTTCTCTTGTTATCTTTCCCGGCAGAAACTGCCGCACCAGCGCGAAATTGTACCAGCGATCCGGCCCGGCCAGCGGATCATGGCAGATCGGTAATGGCGCCTCTGGACGCCGAACTCACCGTGCGCGCGTACTTGGCCAGGACACCCCGGGTGAATCGTGGTGGCGGCGCCTGCCATCTCTGGCGCCGTTGCTCCAGTTGGTCATCCGGAACATCCAGTTCGATCCGGTTGCTGACGGCATCAATGGTAATGGTGTCGCCGTCCTCCACCAGCGCGATGGGACCGCCTTCGGCCGCTTCCGGGGTGATATGGCCAACCACAAAGCCGTGGCTGCCACCAGAAAAACGGCCATCGGTGATCAGCGCCACGTCATTGCCCAGCCCCTTGCCCATGATCGCCGACGTCGGGCTGAGCATTTCCCGCATGCCGGGACCGCCCCTGGGGCCTTCATAGCGAATAACCAGCACATCACCGGCCACCACGGTGCCATCCAGAATCCGCTCCTGGGCCTCCTCCTCGGAATGGAACACCCGGGCCCGGCCGGTAAAGTGGGTGCCTTCCTTGCCGGTGATCTTGGCCACCGCCCCGGTGGGCGCCAGGTTGCCGAACAGGATGCGCAGATGGCTGTCCGCCTTGATGGGGTTATCGAAGGCATGAATGATGTCCTGCCCCGCCGGGTAAGGTGCCACATCGGCCAGATTCTCCGCCAGGGTCTGGCCAGTCACCGTCAGGCAGTCGCCATGCAGCAGGCCGCGATCCAGCAGCATTTTCATCAGCGGCTGGATACCGCCAATGGCCACCAGCTCCGACATCATGTAATGCCCGCTGGGGCGGAGATCCGCCAGTACCGGCACCCGCTTGCCAATCTCGACGAAGTCCTCAAGCTCCAGATCCACGCCCACCGTACTGGCCATGGCCAGCAGATGCAGAACCGCATTGGTGGAGCCGCCCAGGGCGATGATCACGGTGATGGCATTCTCGAAGGCCTCCCGGGTCATGATGTCACTGGGCTTGATGTCCTTCTCCAGAAGGTTCAGCACCGCCGCCCCGGCACCACGGCAATCCGCCGCCTTGGTATCGGACACCGCATTCTGTGCCGAACTGCCCGGCAGGCTCATGCCCATGGCCTCGATGGCCGACGCCATGGTATTGGCCGTGTACATGCCGCCACAGGATCCCGGCCCGGGAATCGCGGTTTCCTCGATCTGTTTCACCTCGATCAGATCCAGGTCACCCCGGGCGTGGGCGCCAACGGCCTCGAATACCGAGATGATATCGGTATGGTTCTCGCCCGGCATGATGGTGCCGCCATAGACGAACACCGACGGCCGGTTCAGGCGCGCCAGACCCATCATGCAGCCGGGCATGTTCTTGTCACAGCCCCCGATGGCCACCAGGCCATCGAAACCCTCGCAACCGGCCACGGTTTCAATGGAGTCGGCGATGACCTCCCGGGACACCAGGGAATACTTCATGCCCTCGGTACCGTTGGCGATACCATCCGATACCGTGATGGTATTGAAGATCAGCGACTTGCCTCCTGCCTCATCGGCGCCGGCGGCGGACTCCTCGGCCAGCTGGTTGATGTGCATATTGCAGGGCGTGAGGTTACTCCAGGTAGACGCAATACCGATCTGGGGCTTCTGGAAATCCGCATCGGTAAACCCCACCGCCCGCAGCATGGCTCGACTGGCGGATTTACCAATGCCGTCCACCACCGGCGAAGAATATTTCCGGCGTTTGTCCTGATTCGTGTCTTGCGTCATGGGAGTCTCCTTTTCAAATGCTCTATCCGATCAGACTCTCAGAAACCATGGCATTCGGCAACGGGCAGTCCACTTCCCAAGACAGATGCTGTTCCGACTGACCTGCATCAATGGCCGCTCTCAGAGGCAGTTTTACAATCCTCTGACACTCTGGCGCCATGGAGGCCCCCATGCCATCACCCATTCCATCAGTAACGGCAGATAACACCGCTTCGGACTGCCCGGATTACCGGCGCTGGTGCGAGGGTTATGGCGTTGTCCACCATGGTGAAGCGACCAGACAGCGGGCACAGGTTCTGGCAGAGCAACTGGTAGCCTGCGGGCTCCAGCCGGATACGGCTGCGGTCTATCGCCAGCTCGCCGACCTTGACCGGCTGGCCAGTGCCGGGCTGTGGCTGGTGGTCCACATGACCTATGCGCGGCGGGTGGATGTCGCCGGGCAGCCACTGGCGTCCCAGGATTTCAAAACCAGCCCGGAAGGCCATACCGGCGGTGCCCTGAACATGGTGCCGGCCTATGCGGCCTACCTGGCACTGAATAATCTCACCAAGCGCACCCGAAGCTGGTTGATGGGCCAGGGGCACTGCGTGGCGGCGGTGGATGCCCTGAACGTACTTACCGGCAACCTGCATCCGGAACAGAAGCAGCGCTATCAAGGCCCGGACGGGCTCTCCGCACTGGTGGCCGATTTTTACAGTTACCGGCAGAACCCGGACGGAACCATGGCCGCGCCCCTGGGCAGCCATGTCAATTCGCACACCGCCGGCGGCATCCTGAAAGGCGGCTACCTGGGTTTCGCCGAGCTCCAGTACGCCCATATGCCACTGCCCGGCGAGTCGCTGGTGGCGTTTCTGTCTGACGGTGCTGCCGAGGAACAGCGCGGCAGCGACTGGATACCCCGCTGGTGGCGGGCCGAGGACTGTGGTGCGGTGATGCCGGTGATGATTGCCAACGGCCGCCGCATCGAACAGCGCACCGAACTGGGCACCCGGGCCGGCCTTGAACGCTTTGAGGCGCACCTGGAGCACCGGGGGTTCGTGCCCTTCCGGTTTGATGGCCGGGACCCGGCGGCGTTTGTCTGCGCCATCCATGAGATGGAGCGGGCACTGGCCGCCAATGGCGAGGCAGCCCTCAGAGGCGATGGTGGCTACCCGATACGGGTGCCCTATGGCATTGCCGAGACGGTCAAGGGCTACGGATTTTACGGCGCCGGTAGCAACGCCGCCCACAACCTGCCACTTCCGGGCAACCCCCGCATGGATGCCCGCGCCCGGGAGCTGTTCAATGAGCATGTGGCCCGTTTATGGGTCGCCCCGGATGAACTTCAGCACTGCATGGCCCGGCTGAATCAGCACCTGCAGCAGGCCCGCCCGCTGGAGCGGGATCACCCTCTGGCAACCCGGAATCCGCCGGACCCGGTGATTCCCAAACTGCCCGCCAACGCGGACCGGACCTCGCCGATGAAGGCGGTGGACGACTTTTTTCGGGCGCTGGTGGCCGAGAACCCCGGCCTCAGGGCAAGGGTGGGCAATCCGGACGAGCTGGCGAGCAACCGGCTTGGCGGGGTGCTGGAGGTCCTGAAACACCGGGTCACCGATCCGGAAAATGATCAGGAATCTGTCAATGGCAGGATCATCACCGCGCTCAACGAGGAAGCGGTGGTGTCCGCCTGCCTGGCTAACAAGGCCGGTCTGAATCTGGTGGCCAGTTACGAGGCCTTCTGCGTGAAGATGCTCGGCGCCGTCCGCCAGGAGCTGATCTTTGCCCGACACCAGAAAGAGGTTGGCCGGCCCCCGCGCTGGCTTGGCCTGCCCGTGGTTGCCACCTCTCACACCTGGGAAAACGGCAAGAACGAACAGTCCCATCAGGACACCACCTTCTGCGAGAGCCTGCTGGCGGAGATGAACGATGTCTCCCGGGTGCTGTTTCCCGCCGACTACAACAGTACCCTCGCCTCGCTGCCGTCGGTGTTCAGCGAGCGGGGAAAGATAACCTGCATGGTGATCCCCAAGCGCGACAGGCCCTGTGTGTTTGATACCCGGGAAGCCGAGCAGCTGGCCCGGCATGGCGCCCTGGTGGTGGACGAAGACACCTCGGCCGGCGAACCACTGCTGCTGATGGCCAATGGCGCCTACCAGCTGTCTGAGGCTATCCGTGCCTGCGAGCGCCTCCGGGAAACCGGCACACCCTTCCGGCTGGTCTACATCCAGGAACCCGGACGATTCCGCCAGCCGAGAGACGCCATGGAGGCCGACACCTGCCTGTCTGAATTTGAACGCGAGCGGCTGCTCCCCCATCGCATTCACCACCGGGTCGCCCTCACCCACATGCGCCCGGAAGTGTTCCGCGGGCACCTGTATCCACTGTTCCCCGTGCCGTCGCGGGCCCGGGTTCTCGGCTACATCAACCGGGGCGGTACGCTCAATGAGGCGGGCATGCTGTTCGCCAACGGCTGCTCCTGGGCCCATGCCCTGGCCGCCTGCGCCAGCGTCATGGACAAGCCGCCCGGCGAGTGGCTGTCCAGTGCCGAACTGGCAGCGGTGGAAGGCCGGGGCGACCCGGCTGTGGTTACCCGGGGTCTGCCCTGAGCAGGCGCTTTCTCAGTGCGGTCTCGATTTCCAGAATGACCAGAAGCACTATGCCGGCGCCGACCGCAAAGGCAAGCATGCCGGGGCTCAGCGCCGCGCTGCCAAAGGTCGTGTTGAACCAGGGCAGGTAGGTAAACAAAAGCTGCAGCAGGACAACGGCGGCCACCGCCAGCAACACAACCGGAGTACCCAGCACACCGCGCAGCGTGATTGATGCACTGTCGAGGAACCGGACCGCAAACAGATAAAACATCTCCATCGCCACCAGGGTGTTGACCGCCAGGGTCCGGGCCGTGGATTCACTGTCGTCGTGATGCATGGCCCAGTACCAGGCGGCGAAAATGCCGGCCAGAAACAACAGCGAGACAAAGGCAACCCGCCAGATCACAAAGCCCCGAAGCAGGGATTCATTGCGGACCCGCGGGGGATGCTTCATGACATCCGGCTCTGCCGGCTCGAACGCCAGGGTCATGGCCAGGACCACCGAGCTCACCATGTTGACCCAGAGAATCTGCAGGGCGGAAATCGGCAGGGTCAGGCCCAGCAGCAAGGCCGTGATCAGGCTGATGGATTCACCGCCATTGATCGGCAGCATGAAGGCAATGGCTTTTTTCAGGTTGGTGTAAACGGTGCGGCCCTCGCGCACGGCGGCAGCGATGCTGGCAAAGTTGTCATCCAGCAAGACCACGGAAGACGCCTCCCGGGCTGCTTCCGAGCCCTTGCCCCCCATGGCGATGCCCACATCCGCCCGCTTCAGCGCCGGCGCATCGTTCACGCCATCACCGGTCATGGCCACCACACCATGCTGGGCCTGGAGCGCTTTTACCAGCCGGAGCTTGTGCTCCGGACTGGTTCGGGCGAAGACATCCACCTCGCCGACCAGTTCACGGAGCTGGTCATCGTCGAGCCGGTCCAGTTCCTTGCCGGTCAGCACCCGTGCGGTATTTTTCAGGCCCAGCTTGCTGGCGATCGCACCGGCCGTTATGCCGTGGTCGCCGGTAATCATCTTGACCCGGATCCCGGCATCGTGGCAGTCGGCAATGGCCCGGATCGCCTCCTGCCGGGGTGGGTCCAGCAACCCGACCAGGCCCAGCAGCTCCGCGCCCTCCGCCAGATCTTCAATGGCCAGTTCCGTTACTCCCCGTGCTGCCGGTTTCCGGGCCAGGGCCAGTACCCGCAGCCCCTCGGAGGCCATTTCGGTGATGACCTGATCCCAGAAGGCCCGGTTCAGGGCCACGACCTCGCCGGCGCCGGTTACCTCGCCGGCACACATGGCAAAAATCCGTTCCGGGGCCCCTTTGAGGTAAATAGCGCTGTGGCCATGGTGATCGTGATTCAGTGTGGCCATGAAGCGACTCTGGGTATCGAAGGGAATTTCATCCTTCCGGGGCCAGGCAGCAGCGCTGCCATCCACATCAAACCCTGCCTTGCGGGCAAATACCGACAGCGCCGCTTCCATGGGATCGCCATTGATACGAACCCGGCCGGACTCGTGGTGCACCTGTGCGTCGTTACAAAGCGCGGCGGCGCGGGCCAGTTCGTCGAGCAGTACAGACTCGGCTGGCTGGCCGTTGTCGCCGTTCACCGCGCCATCAACGTCATAACCTTCGCCGGTTACCGCCAGCCGGGCGCCCGACAGCACCGCCCGGGTGACCATCATTTCATTACGGGTCAGGGTGCCGGTTTTGTCCGAACAGATGACCGACACCGCACCAAGGGTTTCGATTACCGGCATGCGCCGGACCACTGCCTTGCGACGGGCCATCTGGCGCACGCCAATGGCCAGGGTGATGGTAAGGATCGCGGGCAACCCTTCGGGAATAGCCGAGACAGTCAGCCCGACGACCGCCATAAACAATTCCCGGAACGGCAGGCCACTGAACGCCAGCCCGCCAAAAAAAATCGCAACGCCGGTGAGAATAACGACGATGGACAGCCCCCGGGTGAACCTGTCCATCTGCTCCAGCAGCGGCGTTTTCAGGGTTGTGGTCTGGGCAAGCAGGCCGGATATGCGGCCAATTTCGGTATCGGCCCCGGTACGAACCACGATGCCCCGACCGGTGCCGGTGGCAACCATGGTGCCGGAGAAGGCCATTCCGTCCTGGTCCCCCAGGGCCGCATCCTCCGCAACGGTCTCGATCGATTTTTCGACGGTCTCGGATTCGCCGGTGAGGATGGATTCGTCAATTTTCAGGTTGTGGGATTTTTCCAGACGCAGATCGGCGGGCACCCGGTCGCCGGGTTCCAGGAGAACGGTATCGCCGGGAACCAGGTTCGCGGCATCGATCTGATGCTGACCGTCGGCCCTCACCACCCGGGCCTTGGGCGCGAGCATATGGCGAATCGCCGACAGGGCCTCTTCGGCCTTGCCCTCCTGGATGAACCCCACCACGGTCTGTACCACAACAACCGCCGTAATCACCCCGGCGTCCATCCAGTGGCCGAGGCTGGCGGTAATCACCGCCGCTGTTGCCAGTACGTAGATCAGGAAATTCCGCAGTTGCCGACCCAGCCTGGCCCAAGGGGTCCGGGCGTGCGCTTCGGCCAGCGCATTGCGGCCATGCCGGGCCAGCCGGCGTTCGGCTTCCTCTGCAGGCAGCGGGCCCGCTGCCTCAAGCCGTTCCCTGACAGCCATCGGCTCAAGCCGGTGCCAGGTAATGTCCTGGCGATCCGACTCGCCGTTTTTCCGTTCTTCGGGCTCCGCCATACCGTCATTCCTCCCTGTCCCTGCGGTAGCACCATTAGACCCCGGAATGCCTCCGGCATGGCTTGCCTTGCATCAAGGACTCAACCGCTAATCCCTCGGCAAGCGTTCCCCGCAAATCGGGATAGGGGTAACCAATAGGTTCCGCACCGGGCGGTTCGAGAAGTTGAGGTATCACGAGAGTCGAGGCACACCCAACCGATTGAAGTAGGCAATGGTTAGCACATTATGGAGCGCAGAGCGACTGTTGTGCAGGCGGGCAATATTGCTGCCGAAACAGGCCACGATGACCCGGCCCGATAGCACGGCGGTCAGCGAACCGGAAGCCGGTCAGGGGGTTTCGGTCGCCGGCAACGGCTTACCGGCGATGGGTTCCCGGCCGCTGCGGACCAGCGGCGGCTGTCCGACAATGCCGGTGCCCCGAAGGATCGTCCAGGCCACCGTCAGCACCGAGGTGTCCTTTACCGCCATGTACCAGGTCGCTTCGTCACCGCGGTAACGGGATTTGTGATAACTCAGTGTCTTGAAGGCATAAAACCGGTTGCCACGGGCATACAGCAACTGACAGATGCGGCGGATCAACGGCTGGTCACCCGCCCGGGGACGGACGTTATACAGGGGTGAAATACCCAGCGACATGCGCTCCACACCCTCTCGACGAAATCGCGCCATGGCTTCAATCACAATGTAATCAAGCAGGCCACTGGGGCTGTTGTCCATGTCCTGGCGCAAGACGTTGGCGGTGTAGCCGACGATGCGGCCGTGTTTGAAGTAGGGGTCGAAAAACACATAGCCCAGTAGTCGCTCTCCCTGATAGCAGTAGAACTTCCGCACGCCCCATTCGTCGCTGAATACGGGGGGCCGAGTCAGCAATCGCAGCTCATGCTGCTTGACCGCCTTGTGCTGCCGCCAGTCTTCGGAGAGTCGTCGGGCATCGGCCTGGTTGACCTCAGCGGCCGTCTGCTCCACGACCCGCAGATTGTGCCGGCTGCCGAGATTGGCCGCATGTCGTAGCTGCTTCTTGCGCTTGCCCGCCAGACTGAACTCCGGCACCGACACCGAAAATTCGGCGCCCATCTCATTGACCGTGTAGCCCAGCGCGGCCAGTTCCCGCGCCACCCTGTCATCGATACCGGTGAACACAACCCGCCCCGGGACCCGCTGGAAAAGCGCTTTCAGCAGCCAGCTGAGAGCCTGGTCCGCACACACCGGATTGACAAACACCAGGTTAACGCGGCCAAGCAACGTTTTTACCGGGGCATAGGCCACAAAGCCGACACCGTCCACGCCGAAGCGCCGGACATCATCCTGCAGAGCGAAATAGGCGCTGGATTGCCGACCAAATTTGGCCATCAATTCGCGGCTGTGACTTTCGCCCAGATGATCGCGGTAGCGGATGGCAGCGCCTGAAGGCAGTGCGCTGGTCATGGTGGATACTCCTGTCAGGGTTCAGTGCCGGATTGTTGTTATGCCCTGGATTCGCGGGTACAACGGACCGCCGTTACACTCGTATGCGTTAAGGTTACGCACTGTTACAGAAAGCAGTAGTGGCAAACGTACAAAATGTGAACAGGCGCTAACACGCTCGCCGGGTTCCATGAAACCCATCACAATTTCCGCCCAAGCACCTGATTAAACTAGGAAACTCGAATGTCGAACAATCCTATGTAAAGGTTGAGGCGCGTCCAGCTTTAGGTCAGGATAAGGACATGACCTATTCCCCCTCTCCCAGCCACGACCTCTGCACCCTCGTCCTCGAAGACGGCAGGCGGCTGGCATACAGCGATTACGGTGCACCCTCGGGCTATCCGGTTATCTTCGCCCACGGCATGCCCGGGTCACGTCTGGAAGGGCGGTTTTTCGATGAGCAGGCCCGGGCCGCCGGCTTCCGTATCCTGGCACTGGATCGCCCCGGAATTGGCGCGTCGAACTATCAACCAGACCGGCGCCTACTGGATTACAGCGACGACGTCGGGCAATTCGCCGACCAGCTGGAACTTGCCTCCTTCGTGCACATGGGCTGGTCCAGCGGCGGTTCCCGCACCCTCGCCTGCGCGTACAGCCTGGGAGACCGGATCAGCCAGGCCGTCGTCCTGTCCGGCTATACCCATTTTGCCGAACTTCCCGACAGCCATACCCTGCTGTTGAAAACACGCTGGCCGGGGCCGGTACTGGCTGAGCTGAGCACGCCACTGTTTCGGGCCGTAGTTGATGTGGTGGTCTGGATTTCCCGCCGGCGACCCGGCATTTATTTGCGCAAGGCGCGCTCAATGGTCAGCGAACAGGACCGGCAACTGCTGGAGGATGAGACACTGCGGCACTATTTTCGGGAGGACCAGATTGCCTGCCTGGACAGTGGCGGTCGGGCAATTGCCACGGACCTGCTGACCGAAATGACGGACTGGGGATTCCGACTTGCGCAGGTACCGGTACCGACGCTGATTTATCAGGGCCAGCAGGACCCGTTTGTGCCGGAACGCTTCGCCCACCACATGGCCGAACACATCACCGGGGCCGACCTCAACCTGCTGCCGGAGTCCGGCCATCTGTACCCGCTGGATCCGGGGTTTCAGGCAGGTCTGTTCCATCGACTTCAGGACATACTCGGCCTTGAGGCCCCGAACGGCACCCGGACCCGGGCCAACGAAGCGAACCCGGTTTAATCCGGACGGGTAAATGTTCGGGATAGGGGGGCAACCAATAGGATCCGCACCGGGCGGTTCGAATGGTGCGAACATTATGGATGGCAGAGCGACCGTTGTGCCATCAGCGACGGCTCAGCGCCGCCACCGATTGAGCCAGACGGGACATCATGTCTAGCCGCTGATAAACACCGGCCCTACACCGAAGTTCCAGAGGATGACGGAGCCAACCCGGGTGGAGACCAGGATCACCAGGGCAACGGTGAGCAACGCACCGACGTACATCACCGCCCGCTCCTTCTCGATCCCCATGACGATCGGCAACCCGTCGTACATCAGCCAGGCGCCGTAACAGACGGCAACAAGGAAGACGATGGCGTTGAACCAGGGTACCGGGTATAGCAGGGCAAATCCGGCCAGGAACAGGGGAGTACAGGAATAGGCTGCCAGGGCAATGCCGTTGGCCGGCACATGCTCTTCTTTGGCACCGTAGGTTCTCGCCATCCAGTTGATGGCGTAGCCGAGGGCAAAGACACCGACCAGCATCGCAAGGTAGGTCAGCACACTGAGTTGCAGTGCACTGATTTCGGTCAGCTTGATCAACCGCTCGTTGCCGACTGTCCAGCCAAAGTAGGCGGTGGAGATATACGCACAGACTGGTGCGATGGCTGCCAGGACAAGGACATAGGCGACATACAGTCGGCGCGGTGTTTCATGTTCTTTTCGAATGGAAGCCCATTCTTCATCAGGATGAGTGAAGAGACCGAAAGCATGTGACAGGAGCATGGACAACCCCCTTTCTTTGCTGTTGTTGGTATTTTGAAGTACGGAATCCGGGCACCGTCAGATCAGCAACCGCTTCCTGTTCTTAACTATAGTCAAGAACCACCACTGCGAAAGAAAAATTGACCAGAATCTGGCCAGACCTGATGTCGACTGGATCACAGTGCTTGCAGATCAGCCATATCGGGTAACGCATCAAACGCGCCGAACCGGGTTGCGGCAACGGCGCCACACCGGCTTGCGAACGTCAGCGTCGACTCCAGATTCCCGGTCTGATCAAGCCACGCACCAAACTGATCCTTGCTCACTCTCTCCGCCGCCAACCGGTAGAGCAAACCGGCTACGCAGGCATCGCCAGCGGCGGTCGTATCCACGGCCTGCACCGCCGGAGGCGTAATCTGGCGCAGTCGCTCGCCTGCCCAGGCCTGGAGGGTATTGGGGCCATCGGAAACCAGCACCAGTGAAACACCCCTGGCCCGGAGTTCGCGGGCCAACTCATCGCCCCGGTTGCCGAAGAGCGCGGTCAGTTCCTCCCGGCTGAATTTCACCAGATCGGCCTCCACGGCCATGGCGCGGATCAGCTCCGGCGCCACCCTCCGGTCCGGCCACAATGATTCCCGGTAATTGACATCAAAACTGACCAGGCAGCCGGCCTTTCGGGCCCTTCTGACCAGCTCACGGGTTACCTCCAGGATTGCCGGCTCGGTGAGCGTGTTGGAGCAGAAGTGAAAAATCGGTTGCCCGGACAGCGCCGCGTCTGGCAACTGGGCTGACTGATACAGCAAGTCTGCCGTGGCCGTGCGATAGAAGGAGAAGCTGCGCTCTCCCGAGTCATCCAGGCCAACCAAGGCCATGGCTGTATTGGCATTCGGTGTCTGAACAAGCAGGGAAGTATCGACACCGAACCCGGACAGCGCAGCGACAATCTGGTTGCCGAACAGATCAGCACCGATCTGGCCGGCAAACCGGGATTGTCCGCCGAGCCGGGCGACACCGACCGCCACATTGGCCGGCGCGCCCCCGGGTTGGGGAACAAACCGGGTGTATCCGTCGACCCGCTCACCGCGCATGTCGATCAGTGCTTCACCGAAGCAGAGTACGTCAAAGTTCATGTTGTCGGGCTCTTTCAGGGTTTGGCCGTGGCTCAGGGGCAGCTTTCGCGCACCAGCAGGCAGGTTGGTAACAGCACGTTGGCGTCTTCCTGTTCACCCAGGAAAATCCGGGCCGCAATACGTCCTTTTTCCGCGCTCTGCTGGTAGACCGTGGTCAGCGACGGGTGAAGATTGGCGCCCTCGGGGATGCCGTCAAAACCGACAATCCGCACGTCCTCGGGCACTCTCAGCCCCATCTGCAATGCCGCCTGAATGGCGGCGAGGGCAATCCGGTCACTCATGCACAGCAGCAGATCCGGGCGGGGATTGCTGGTCAGCGCTTCCCGGGCTGCCTGGTAGGCGTCCTGATGGGTGTTGGTGGGCGTTGACCAGATACGTTCGGCGGGCACGCGGTAACCGGCCGCCTCCAGGGCATCGGTGTAACCGTGCAGGCGGCGCACGGAAATGGCCCGGGCTTCGTTGAACAGTTCCCGGTCGCGAATCCGGCAGACCCGGTCCGTGTCCACCAGGCGCAGGCCAAGTATGGCGACGTTTTCCGGCGGTTGGCGAAGCGCATGTTCGGCACTTCGGCTCGCACCCTCGTAGTTGTCGATGTTGACCCAGGTGCAGCCCTCCAGATCAAAATCCACCGCCACCATGGGCTTGCCATGTTGCAGCAGCCGCT from Marinobacter subterrani encodes the following:
- a CDS encoding alpha/beta fold hydrolase — translated: MTYSPSPSHDLCTLVLEDGRRLAYSDYGAPSGYPVIFAHGMPGSRLEGRFFDEQARAAGFRILALDRPGIGASNYQPDRRLLDYSDDVGQFADQLELASFVHMGWSSGGSRTLACAYSLGDRISQAVVLSGYTHFAELPDSHTLLLKTRWPGPVLAELSTPLFRAVVDVVVWISRRRPGIYLRKARSMVSEQDRQLLEDETLRHYFREDQIACLDSGGRAIATDLLTEMTDWGFRLAQVPVPTLIYQGQQDPFVPERFAHHMAEHITGADLNLLPESGHLYPLDPGFQAGLFHRLQDILGLEAPNGTRTRANEANPV
- a CDS encoding DUF2156 domain-containing protein, encoding MTSALPSGAAIRYRDHLGESHSRELMAKFGRQSSAYFALQDDVRRFGVDGVGFVAYAPVKTLLGRVNLVFVNPVCADQALSWLLKALFQRVPGRVVFTGIDDRVARELAALGYTVNEMGAEFSVSVPEFSLAGKRKKQLRHAANLGSRHNLRVVEQTAAEVNQADARRLSEDWRQHKAVKQHELRLLTRPPVFSDEWGVRKFYCYQGERLLGYVFFDPYFKHGRIVGYTANVLRQDMDNSPSGLLDYIVIEAMARFRREGVERMSLGISPLYNVRPRAGDQPLIRRICQLLYARGNRFYAFKTLSYHKSRYRGDEATWYMAVKDTSVLTVAWTILRGTGIVGQPPLVRSGREPIAGKPLPATETP
- a CDS encoding carbohydrate kinase family protein; its protein translation is MNFDVLCFGEALIDMRGERVDGYTRFVPQPGGAPANVAVGVARLGGQSRFAGQIGADLFGNQIVAALSGFGVDTSLLVQTPNANTAMALVGLDDSGERSFSFYRTATADLLYQSAQLPDAALSGQPIFHFCSNTLTEPAILEVTRELVRRARKAGCLVSFDVNYRESLWPDRRVAPELIRAMAVEADLVKFSREELTALFGNRGDELARELRARGVSLVLVSDGPNTLQAWAGERLRQITPPAVQAVDTTAAGDACVAGLLYRLAAERVSKDQFGAWLDQTGNLESTLTFASRCGAVAATRFGAFDALPDMADLQAL
- a CDS encoding Yip1 family protein — encoded protein: MLLSHAFGLFTHPDEEWASIRKEHETPRRLYVAYVLVLAAIAPVCAYISTAYFGWTVGNERLIKLTEISALQLSVLTYLAMLVGVFALGYAINWMARTYGAKEEHVPANGIALAAYSCTPLFLAGFALLYPVPWFNAIVFLVAVCYGAWLMYDGLPIVMGIEKERAVMYVGALLTVALVILVSTRVGSVILWNFGVGPVFISG
- a CDS encoding cation-translocating P-type ATPase, which gives rise to MAEPEERKNGESDRQDITWHRLEPMAVRERLEAAGPLPAEEAERRLARHGRNALAEAHARTPWARLGRQLRNFLIYVLATAAVITASLGHWMDAGVITAVVVVQTVVGFIQEGKAEEALSAIRHMLAPKARVVRADGQHQIDAANLVPGDTVLLEPGDRVPADLRLEKSHNLKIDESILTGESETVEKSIETVAEDAALGDQDGMAFSGTMVATGTGRGIVVRTGADTEIGRISGLLAQTTTLKTPLLEQMDRFTRGLSIVVILTGVAIFFGGLAFSGLPFRELFMAVVGLTVSAIPEGLPAILTITLAIGVRQMARRKAVVRRMPVIETLGAVSVICSDKTGTLTRNEMMVTRAVLSGARLAVTGEGYDVDGAVNGDNGQPAESVLLDELARAAALCNDAQVHHESGRVRINGDPMEAALSVFARKAGFDVDGSAAAWPRKDEIPFDTQSRFMATLNHDHHGHSAIYLKGAPERIFAMCAGEVTGAGEVVALNRAFWDQVITEMASEGLRVLALARKPAARGVTELAIEDLAEGAELLGLVGLLDPPRQEAIRAIADCHDAGIRVKMITGDHGITAGAIASKLGLKNTARVLTGKELDRLDDDQLRELVGEVDVFARTSPEHKLRLVKALQAQHGVVAMTGDGVNDAPALKRADVGIAMGGKGSEAAREASSVVLLDDNFASIAAAVREGRTVYTNLKKAIAFMLPINGGESISLITALLLGLTLPISALQILWVNMVSSVVLAMTLAFEPAEPDVMKHPPRVRNESLLRGFVIWRVAFVSLLFLAGIFAAWYWAMHHDDSESTARTLAVNTLVAMEMFYLFAVRFLDSASITLRGVLGTPVVLLAVAAVVLLQLLFTYLPWFNTTFGSAALSPGMLAFAVGAGIVLLVILEIETALRKRLLRADPG